One Fusarium oxysporum f. sp. lycopersici 4287 chromosome 8, whole genome shotgun sequence genomic region harbors:
- a CDS encoding hypothetical protein (At least one base has a quality score < 10) yields the protein MVRVPIFRSLITGSKSTNDEKPQETSEKEQVQPIGTISDKDAILHLEPVPNRKGLLIKIEPPKEPSVKIPHVPCDIVLVIDVSGSMVSAAPVPGESDESNGLSVLDLTKHAALTIIESMNENDRLGIVTFASKAKVLQPLIPMNKENKARSLKNVKSMKPLDATNLWQGLLDGIKLFNTGESSTNVPAIMILTDGMPNHMNPAAGFVPKIRAMGPLPASIHTFGFGYSLRSGLLKSIAEIGGGNYAFIPDAGMIGTVFVHAVANLQSTFATRAVLKLSYTRPLELYETTGPSVDQIVPVFADDSEDSQVELTINLGNLQFGQSRDIFLSTNGLKELEFLNEENPTRALVDAHLTYVKPGDCLKSRKVLESMLSKDADFIPMASNQRSILEYSDLPASEIAYHESRSLICNFISTMFPIGVDGEHGITRGMKNKREDLRTWIDTLPAKNFDDVKNQSLMKDVSADEPQGQVSMAIESKEYFNRWGCHFLPSLLNAHTRQVCNSFKDPGPLQYSTESPLFISCRDALDQIFDNLPAPEPSRHVHARGGRSRGSSTGISMSSYRNSSGVCFAGSTVVALASGRTVQIRKLRRGMKVRTPRGSRRVAMVLKTPVESEILCRVGKVLVTPWHPVSSDGKLWDFPANEADGVVMYTGCIYSVLLERDASSFAHAIRVGDMWGVTLGHGLTTGSDVRAHMFFGDYNAVGKGLLSLPRRAHGIVIGGGVERDEETGLVTSFRQPNK from the exons ATGGTT AGAGTACCCATCTTTCGCAGTCTCATCACTGGCTCTAAGAGCACCAATGATGAGAAGCCCCAAGAAACTTCCGAAAAGGAACAGGTTCAACCCATCGGGACCATCTCAGATAAAGATGCGATTCTTCATCTGGAGCCTGTACCAAATAGAAAAGGtctcttgatcaagatcGAACCACCAAAAGAACCATCCGTCAAGATACCCCATGTCCCTTGCGATATCGTCCTTGTCATTGATGTCTCTGGATCCATGGTATCTGCAGCGCCTGTCCCTGGAGAAAGCGACGAGAGCAATGGTTTATCTGTTCTTGACCTTACAAAGCATGCTGCGCTTACTATTATTGAGTCAATGAACGAGAACGATCGTCTTGGTATTGTCACCTTTGcctccaaggccaaggttcttcaacctcttATCCCTATGAACAAAGAGAACAAAGCTCGGTCGCTGAAGAATGTCAAGAGCATGAAACCTCTTGACGCCACCAATCTCTGGCAGGGTTTGCTTGACGGTATCAAGTTGTTCAACACTGGAGAGTCATCTACCAACGTCCCTGCCATCATGATTCTCACCGACGGAATGCCAAACCACAT GAACCCTGCAGCAGGCTTCGTCCCCAAGATCCGCGCGATGGGACCCCTCCCAGCCTCAATCCACACGTTCGGCTTCGGTTACAGTCTCCGCTCCGGCCTTCTCAAGTCCATCGCCGAGATTGGCGGCGGCAACTACGCCTTTATCCCTGATGCCGGTATGATCGGTACAGTATTCGTCCACGCTGTCGCAAACCTCCAGAGCACATTCGCAACTCGCGCTGTTCTCAAGCTCTCATACACCAGGCCCTTGGAGTTATACGAGACAACTGGGCCGTCCGTGGACCAGATCGTCCCTGTGTTTGCCGATGACTCGGAAGATAGCCAAGTTGAGCTTACGATAAACCTGGGGAATCTGCAGTTTGGACAGTCTCGCGATATTTTTCTTAGCACTAATGGTCTCAAGGAACTTGAGTTCCTGAATGAAGAGAATCCAACTCGCGCTCTTGTCGATGCGCATTTGACATACGTCAAGCCTGGGGATTGTCTCAAGAGTCGCAAGGTCCTTGAGTCAATGCTGTCAAAAGACGCTGATTTCATCCCCATGGCAAGTAACCAGCGAAGTATTCTGGAGTACAGCGACCTACCTGCCTCTGAGATCGCATACCATGAGTCCAGGTCTCTAATCTGTAACTTCATCTCGACCATGTTTCCTATTGGGGTAGATGGTGAGCACGGTATCACACGGGGTATGAAGAATAAGCGCGAAGACCTTCGAACTTGGATCGATACCCTTCCCGCCAAGAACTTTGACGACGTGAAGAACCAATCTCTCATGAAAGATGTATCAGCCGATGAGCCCCAAGGTCAAGTCTCCATGGCTATCGAAAGTAAAGAATACTTCAACAGATGGGGATGTCATTTCCTCCCATCTCTCCTCAACGCCCATACCCGCCAAGTCTGCAACTCCTTCAAAGACCCCGGCCCTCTTCAATACAGCACTGAAAGCCCTCTATTCATCTCCTGCCGCGACGCACTTGACCAAATCTTCGATAATCTCCCCGCCCCCGAACCTTCACGACACGTGCACGCTAGAGGCGGTCGTTCACGAGGTTCATCCACAGGCATCAGCATGAGTTCCTACCGCAACTCGAGCGGCGTCTGCTTCGCAGGCTCCACAGTCGTCGCACTCGCTTCTGGCCGAACGGTGCAGATCCGAAAACTTCGACGCGGCATGAAAGTCCGTACACCTCGTGGTTCGCGCCGTGTTGCCATGGTTCTCAAAACCCCCGTCGAGAGCGAGATCCTGTGTCGCGTGGGCAAAGTCCTCGTCACACCGTGGCATCCTGTGTCTTCCGACGGAAAACTCTGGGACTTTCCCGCCAACGAAGCTGATGGCGTTGTGATGTATACTGGATGTATTTACTCTGTTCTTCTGGAGCGCGATGCTAGTTCTTTTGCGCATGCTATTCGCGTTGGAGATATGTGGGGTGTAACTCTGGGACACGGATTGACGACGGGATCTGATGTTCGCGCTCATATGTTCTTTGGGGACTATAACGCTGTTGGTAAGGGTTTGTTGAGTCTTCCTCGCCGTGCACACGGGATCGTCATCGGTGGTGGTGTGGAGAGGGACGAGGAAACTGGTCTGGTCACCAGCTTCAGACAGCCCAACAAGTAA
- a CDS encoding dolichyl-phosphate mannosyltransferase polypeptide 3 has translation MTRAQQTISLALLVSSLYLALFLELIPLPPLIQEQIVPVLPFWALVSFGAYLLFRLGFGILTFNDVPNAHKELTAEIEQAKVELRQLGVTVD, from the exons ATGACTCGCGCTCAGCAGACCATTTCTCTTGCCCTCTTAGTTTCCTCC CTCTACCTTGCGCTcttccttgagctcatccctcttcctcctctgatCCAGGAGCAGATCGTCCCTGTT CTCCCCTTCTGGGCTCTGGTCTCCTTCGGCGCATACCTCCTCTTCCGTCTCGGCTTCGGCATCCTCACCTTCAACGACGTTCCCAACGCACACAAGGAGCTCACGGCGGAGATTGAGCAGGCCAAGGTTGAGCTCCGACAGCTCGGCGTCACTGTCGACTAA